The proteins below come from a single Juglans regia cultivar Chandler chromosome 12, Walnut 2.0, whole genome shotgun sequence genomic window:
- the LOC109020858 gene encoding uncharacterized protein LOC109020858, translating into MTTNTEETPKSTNANKSSQGYLNFSDPFNPFRIETGDNPATALVSDLLDTDNYVSWSHAISRALWAKNKLEFINGTLLKPVDISDPLFEAWERCNDLVVSWLQNSVSASVKSSLALVDDSRTLWVELKDRFTHQNGPSIFQLKRDLTGLSQNQDSVSLYFGRLKALWDELAIYDPLPNCDCGKLKILHDRYDRDCVIQFLMGLSESYSNTRDQIMLLEPLPPLNRVFSMVQQQERQHQVISTSAPSDLMAMMAKPTYFTTKHNPKFSNSTSPKGNRPYFSHCKIPGHLLEKNCFKIGNAEAPVCSHCHMTGHNVEKCYKLHGYPTGHKLHGKLKNITAAVTYGTSSPDVDHDPHSIEPVPLTKDQYQQLLALLHSNNGSTPMASIAAAQPSSSSPTNHINPSHVSGLSFLDNDWDG; encoded by the exons ATGACAACCAACACTGAAGAAACTCCAAAATCAACCAACGCGAACAAATCTTCTCAGGGTTACCTAAATTTTTCAGACCCATTCAACCCATTCCGAATTGAAACTGGTGACAATCCTGCTACTGCTTTGGTCTCTGACCTCCTCGACACTGATAACTATGTCAGCTGGTCGCATGCCATTAGTCGAGCTCTTTGGGCGAAGAATAAGCTCGAGTTCATCAATGGGACTCTTCTCAAACCTGTGGATATTTCAGATCCTCTTTTTGAAGCCTGGGAGCGCTGCAACGATTTAGTGGTGTCTTGGTTGCAAAACTCTGTAAGTGCTTCTGTTAAATCTAGCTTAGCTTTGGTTGATGATTCCAGAACCTTGTGGGTTGAACTCAAGGATCGATTTACTCATCAAAACGGTCCCAGTATATTCCAACTTAAACGTGATTTGACTGGTTTATCACAAAACCAAGACTCTGTTAGCTTGTACTTTGGTCGCTTGAAAGCcttatgggatgaacttgctaTCTATGATCCACTTCCCAATTGTGACTGTGGGAAATTGAAAATTCTTCATGATCGTTATGATCGTGATTGTGTCATTCAATTTCTCATGGGACTATCTGAATCCTACTCTAATACCAGAGATCAGATTATGCTCCTTGAACCATTACCACCCCTCAACCGTGTTTTCTCTATGGTCCAACAACAAGAAAGACAACACCAAGTAATTTCTACTTCCGCACCTTCTGATCTTATGGCCATGATGGCCAAACCAACTTATTTCACCACCAAACATAACCCTAAATTCTCCAATTCCACCAGTCCTAAAGGAAATAGACCTTATTTCTCCCATTGCAAAATCCCCGGTCATTTGCTTGAGAAGAACTGTTTTAAAATTGGAAATGCTGAAGCCCCTGTGTGCTCACATTGTCACATGACTGGCCACAACGTTGAGAAATGCTACAAGCTACACGGTTACCCTACTGGTCACAAGCTACAtggaaaactgaaaaatattACAGCAGCTGTCACTTATGGAACTTCTTCTCCAGATGTTGATCATGACCCTCACTCTATTGAACCTGTGCCACTCACTAAGGACCAGTACCAGCAGCTTCTTGCTCTTTTACACTCTAATAACGGCAGCACACCTATGGCTTCCATTGCTGCTGCACAACCTTCTTCTTCCTCGCCTACTAACCATATCAACCCTTCTCATGTTTCTG GACTCAGCTTCTTGGACAATGATTGGGATGGGTGA
- the LOC109021086 gene encoding uncharacterized membrane protein At1g16860-like isoform X1 produces the protein MGSRIPSHQLSNGLYVSGRPEQPKERTPTMSSAAMPYTGGDIKKSGELGKMFDIPVDGSKSRKSGPLTGAPSRTGSFGGAATHSGPIMPNATVRAGYTTLGPISSGGMSGSASLKKSNSGPLNKHGEPLKKSSGPQSGGVTPTGRHNSGPLHHVLPATGLITSGPISSGPLNSSGAPRKVSGPLESMGSMKVPGSSVVNNQAVTILTQDDEFSFKRNLPKLVSWSLILLFVMGFIAGGFILGAVHNAILLMVVVALFGSVAALFIWNTFWGRRAIIGYIARYPDSELRTAKNGQYVKVSGVVTCGNVPLETSFQNISRCVYTSTSLHEYRGWDSKAANPSHRHFTWGLRSLERRVVDFYISDFQSGLRALVKTGYGARVTPYIDNSIVIDVNPENEELSPEFIRWLGERNLSSDDRMMRLKEGYIKEGSTVSVMGVVQRNENVLMIVPPPELFTTGCQWAKCIFPASLEGIVLRCEDASKNDVIPV, from the exons ATGGGTTCCAGAATTCCATCTCATCAGCTCAGCAATGGCCTTTACGTATCAGGACGGCCAGAGCAGCCGAAGGAAAGGACACCAACTATGAGCTCTGCTGCCATGCCCTATACAGGTGGAGATATCAAGAAGTCAGGAGAACTTGGGAAAATGTTTGATATCCCTGTGGATGGCTCTAAATCTAGAAAATCAGGCCCTCTAACTGGTGCTCCTTCAAGGACGGGATCTTTTGGAGGTGCTGCCACACACTCTGGTCCAATCATGCCTAATGCCACAGTTAGGGCCGGCTATACCACTCTGGGGCCCATATCTTCTGGAGGCATGTCTGGTTCAGCTTCCTTAAAGAAATCAAATTCTGGCCCACTAAATAAGCATGGTGAGCCTTTGAAGAAGTCATCTGGTCCCCAATCTGGTGGAGTAACACCAACAGGCCGCCATAACTCTGGGCCTCTTCATCATGTGCTCCCTGCAACAGGTCTTATTACATCTGGACCCATTTCTTCAGGCCCTTTAAATTCTTCTGGGGCCCCTCGGAAGGTATCTGGTCCTTTAGAATCTATGGGATCGATGAAAGTACCAGGCTCCTCTGTTGTTAACAATCAGGCTGTGACTATTCTTACTCAAGATGATGAGTTTTCCTTCAAGAGGAACCTCCCTAAGTTAGTGTCATGGTCACTAATTCTTCTTTTCGTGATGGGGTTCATTGCTGGTGGGTTTATTCTTGGAGCTGTCCACAATGCCATTCTCCTTATGGTGGTAGTGGCACTTTTCGGTTCAGTTGCTGCATTATTCATCTGGAATACTTTTTGGGGGAGAAGAGCCATTATTGGTTACATTGCTCGTTATCCTGATTCGGAGCTTAGAACTGCGAAGAATGGGCAATATGTGAAGGTCTCTGGG GTGGTCACTTGTGGCAATGTGCCTCTTGAGACatcatttcaaaatatttctcGATGTGTGTATACATCAACAAGTTTACATGAGTATCGAGGATGGGATTCAAAGGCTGCGAACCCTTCACATCGCCATTTTACTTGGGGGCTCAGATCATTAGAA AGGCGTGTGGTTGACTTCTACATCTCAGATTTCCAGTCTGGATTGAGAGCCTTGGTAAAGACTGGCTATGGAGCAAGGGTGACCCCATATATTGACAACTCAATTGTCATTGATGTTAATCCAGAGAATGAAGAGTTGTCCCCAGAGTTCATCAGGTGGTTGGGAGAGAGGAACCTCTCAAGTGATGATCGGATGATGCGGTTAAAAGAGGG GTATATCAAAGAAGGAAGCACAGTTAGTGTAATGGGAGTTGTTCAGAGAAATGAGAACGTGCTTATGATTGTCCCTCCACCGGAGCTGTTCACAACCGGATGCCAATGGGCAAAATGTATTTTCCCTGCTAGCCTCGAGGGTATTGTTTTAAGGTGTGAAGATGCATCGAAGAACGATGTCATACCAGTTTAG
- the LOC109021086 gene encoding uncharacterized membrane protein At1g16860-like isoform X2, whose amino-acid sequence MGSRIPSHQLSNGLYVSGRPEQPKERTPTMSSAAMPYTGGDIKKSGELGKMFDIPVDGSKSRKSGPLTGAPSRTGSFGGAATHSGPIMPNATVRAGYTTLGPISSGGMSGSASLKKSNSGPLNKHGEPLKKSSGPQSGGVTPTGRHNSGPLHHVLPATGLITSGPISSGPLNSSGAPRKVSGPLESMGSMKVPGSSVVNNQAVTILTQDDEFSFKRNLPKLVSWSLILLFVMGFIAGGFILGAVHNAILLMVVVALFGSVAALFIWNTFWGRRAIIGYIARYPDSELRTAKNGQYVKVVTCGNVPLETSFQNISRCVYTSTSLHEYRGWDSKAANPSHRHFTWGLRSLERRVVDFYISDFQSGLRALVKTGYGARVTPYIDNSIVIDVNPENEELSPEFIRWLGERNLSSDDRMMRLKEGYIKEGSTVSVMGVVQRNENVLMIVPPPELFTTGCQWAKCIFPASLEGIVLRCEDASKNDVIPV is encoded by the exons ATGGGTTCCAGAATTCCATCTCATCAGCTCAGCAATGGCCTTTACGTATCAGGACGGCCAGAGCAGCCGAAGGAAAGGACACCAACTATGAGCTCTGCTGCCATGCCCTATACAGGTGGAGATATCAAGAAGTCAGGAGAACTTGGGAAAATGTTTGATATCCCTGTGGATGGCTCTAAATCTAGAAAATCAGGCCCTCTAACTGGTGCTCCTTCAAGGACGGGATCTTTTGGAGGTGCTGCCACACACTCTGGTCCAATCATGCCTAATGCCACAGTTAGGGCCGGCTATACCACTCTGGGGCCCATATCTTCTGGAGGCATGTCTGGTTCAGCTTCCTTAAAGAAATCAAATTCTGGCCCACTAAATAAGCATGGTGAGCCTTTGAAGAAGTCATCTGGTCCCCAATCTGGTGGAGTAACACCAACAGGCCGCCATAACTCTGGGCCTCTTCATCATGTGCTCCCTGCAACAGGTCTTATTACATCTGGACCCATTTCTTCAGGCCCTTTAAATTCTTCTGGGGCCCCTCGGAAGGTATCTGGTCCTTTAGAATCTATGGGATCGATGAAAGTACCAGGCTCCTCTGTTGTTAACAATCAGGCTGTGACTATTCTTACTCAAGATGATGAGTTTTCCTTCAAGAGGAACCTCCCTAAGTTAGTGTCATGGTCACTAATTCTTCTTTTCGTGATGGGGTTCATTGCTGGTGGGTTTATTCTTGGAGCTGTCCACAATGCCATTCTCCTTATGGTGGTAGTGGCACTTTTCGGTTCAGTTGCTGCATTATTCATCTGGAATACTTTTTGGGGGAGAAGAGCCATTATTGGTTACATTGCTCGTTATCCTGATTCGGAGCTTAGAACTGCGAAGAATGGGCAATATGTGAAG GTGGTCACTTGTGGCAATGTGCCTCTTGAGACatcatttcaaaatatttctcGATGTGTGTATACATCAACAAGTTTACATGAGTATCGAGGATGGGATTCAAAGGCTGCGAACCCTTCACATCGCCATTTTACTTGGGGGCTCAGATCATTAGAA AGGCGTGTGGTTGACTTCTACATCTCAGATTTCCAGTCTGGATTGAGAGCCTTGGTAAAGACTGGCTATGGAGCAAGGGTGACCCCATATATTGACAACTCAATTGTCATTGATGTTAATCCAGAGAATGAAGAGTTGTCCCCAGAGTTCATCAGGTGGTTGGGAGAGAGGAACCTCTCAAGTGATGATCGGATGATGCGGTTAAAAGAGGG GTATATCAAAGAAGGAAGCACAGTTAGTGTAATGGGAGTTGTTCAGAGAAATGAGAACGTGCTTATGATTGTCCCTCCACCGGAGCTGTTCACAACCGGATGCCAATGGGCAAAATGTATTTTCCCTGCTAGCCTCGAGGGTATTGTTTTAAGGTGTGAAGATGCATCGAAGAACGATGTCATACCAGTTTAG
- the LOC109020866 gene encoding uncharacterized protein LOC109020866, producing MPADDRQRLRRLVEATCHSRRVEVTGLQHTVTSNKVTYRWSPPPTDWFKLNCDGSLFFDQNKTGIGAILRDFYGSIIMALSRGEEEFLEPEIVEATAVLRGLQFCLNTGIQNLMIESECFGNCKIQHCGRLSNAAAHNLARHAWTNSQMQLWWHFVPTFIEHVIYVDQLSCTQI from the exons ATGCCGGCAGACGACCGTCAGAGACTGCGGCGGCTCGTGGAGGCCACGTGCCATTCTAGGAGAGTAGAG GTTACTGGGTTGCAGCACACTGTTACTTCCAATAAAGTGACTTATAGGTGGTCTCCTCCACCTACTGATTGGTTTAAGCTTAATTGTGATGGATCCTTATTCTTTGATCAAAACAAAACTGGTATCGGGGCAATTCTTAGAGATTTCTATGGTTCTATTATCATGGCTCTAAGTAGAGGGGAAGAGGAATTTCTTGAACCAGAAATTGTGGAAGCTACTGCTGTTTTGAGGGGATTGCAATTTTGTCTGAACACTGGCATCCAAAACCTTATGATTGAAAGTGAAT gCTTTGGGAACTGCAAGATTCAGCATTGTGGTCGACTCTCTAATGCTGCTGCACATAATCTGGCCAGACATGCATGGACTAATTCACAAATGCAGCTTTGGTGGCATTTTGTTCCTACTTTTATTGAACATGTTATTTATGTTGATCAGTTATCTTGTACTCAGATTTGA